One Streptomyces sp. NBC_00223 genomic window carries:
- a CDS encoding ATP-dependent Clp protease proteolytic subunit, whose amino-acid sequence MNPLNFPGSGLYERTEAERPGVFSAEARYVIPRFVERTSQGVREYDPYAKLFEERVIFLGVQIDDASANDVMAQLLCLESMDPDRDISVYINSPGGSFTALTAIYDTMQFVKPDIQTVCMGQAASAAAVLLAAGSPGKRMALPNARVLIHQPYSETGRGQVSDLEIAANEIIRMRQQLEEMLAKHSTTPIEQIRDDIERDKILTAEESLAYGLVDQIVSTRKTSVSSEIPH is encoded by the coding sequence GTGAACCCCTTGAACTTCCCCGGCAGCGGCCTGTACGAGCGCACCGAGGCCGAGCGCCCCGGCGTGTTCTCCGCCGAGGCCCGCTATGTCATCCCGCGCTTCGTCGAGCGCACCTCGCAGGGCGTGCGCGAGTACGACCCGTACGCGAAGCTCTTCGAGGAGCGGGTGATCTTCCTCGGCGTGCAGATCGACGACGCCTCCGCCAACGACGTCATGGCCCAGCTGCTGTGCCTGGAGTCGATGGACCCCGACCGTGACATCTCCGTCTACATCAACAGCCCCGGTGGCTCCTTCACCGCGCTGACGGCGATCTACGACACCATGCAGTTCGTGAAGCCCGACATCCAGACGGTCTGCATGGGCCAGGCGGCCTCCGCCGCGGCCGTGCTGCTGGCCGCCGGCAGCCCCGGCAAGCGGATGGCCCTGCCGAACGCGCGGGTGCTGATCCACCAGCCGTACAGCGAGACCGGCCGCGGTCAGGTCTCCGACCTGGAGATCGCGGCGAACGAGATCATCCGGATGCGCCAGCAGCTGGAGGAGATGCTCGCCAAGCACTCCACCACGCCGATCGAGCAGATCCGCGACGACATCGAGCGCGACAAGATCCTCACCGCCGAGGAGTCGCTGGCCTACGGTCTGGTCGACCAGATCGTGTCCACCCGCAAGACTTCCGTGTCCTCCGAGATCCCCCACTGA